The genomic stretch TGTTCGACGACCCCCAGCCGGAACGGGCCACTCAGTCGTCGGCCCATCCGGCGTCGTGCACCTTGATCGCGACCTGGACGCGGTTTGTCAGACCGAGCTTGTCGAAGATCTGCGTCACGACACCCTTGACAGTGGCGAGGCTGAGATAGTGCCGGGCCGAGATCTCGGCATTTGTCATCCCCCGCCCGATCGCGATCGCGACCTCTTTCTCCCGGGTATTCAGGACAGCCAGCTCCGCCCGCGCATCCTCCCGACGGGGATCACCCCGATACCGGGTCGCGGCCGCGATGACCTGGGACACCACGCTGGGCGAGAGGGTGTGCTCCCCCGCCGCGACCTGTTTGATGGCCTCCAGCATCCGGTCCGGCGGGGTGTCCTTGAGCAGAAAGCCCGCGGCCCCGGCCGCCAGGGCCCGCAGCACCGCGTCGTCGGAGTCGAAGGTGGTCAAGATCACCACCCGCGGCGCGTCCTTGTGGGCCATGAGCTCCTCG from Arachnia propionica encodes the following:
- a CDS encoding response regulator transcription factor encodes the protein MVRVVLIDDDPLVRAGLKLMLGGHEGVDFVGEGGDGSEAAALVAEHRPDVLLMDIRMPGKDGLTATEELMAHKDAPRVVILTTFDSDDAVLRALAAGAAGFLLKDTPPDRMLEAIKQVAAGEHTLSPSVVSQVIAAATRYRGDPRREDARAELAVLNTREKEVAIAIGRGMTNAEISARHYLSLATVKGVVTQIFDKLGLTNRVQVAIKVHDAGWADD